GCCCCAACCCGCGTCGTTTCGTGCTCATACTGCTCCTGCTCGATTCGGTCTGCTGTCGCTGGCTCGGCCGGACTGAAGGACCGAGGCAGCGGGGGAGGGAACCTCGGCCCCGCCTCCGCTAGGGCTCAGGCGGCTCGGTGGATAAACTCCTGAGCCAGGTCCAGATAGGCCCGGGCGCCTCGGCAGCGGATATCGTACTGGAAGATCGGCAGCCCATGGCTGGGCGCCTCGGCCAGGCGCACGTTGCGCGGCACCACCGTGCGATAGACCTTGTCGGTGAAGTGGCTGCGGATCTCCTCCGCCACATCCTTCGACAGATTGGTGCGGTCATCGTACATGGTGAGGAGGATGCCGTTGATTCCCAGCTCGGGATTGATCCCGCCTTGGACCCGCTGCACCGTAGCCATCAGCTCGCTGATGCCTTCGAGGGCGAAATATTCGCATTGCAGCGGCACCAAGACCTCGTCCGCCGCCGCCAGGGCGTTGACGGTCAGATGGCCGAGGGAGGGAGGGCAGTCCAGGAGCACCGAGTCGTAGTCCGCTGCCACCGACTTCAACAAACGCCGCAGGCGGCGTTCCCAGCCGTCCTGCCCGACGAATTCCACCTCGACGCCCACCAGATTGCGGTCCGAGGGCAAGAGGTCGAGGTGAGGGAAGCCCGAAGGCCGGATGGCCTCCTGTGGGCTACACTCTTCGATCAGCGCATGGTAGAGGTGCGGTGGCTGGGCTGCCTGGCCTAACCCGCGGGTGGCATTCCCCTGGGGGTCGCAGTCCACCAGCAGCACTCGATGCTCCAGCGCGCCAAGGGCTGCGCCGAGGTTGATGGCGGTGGTGGTCTTGCCGACCCCGCCCTTCTGATTCACGATCGCTAGGATTCGACTCATAGGACCGCCGATTCTACCCCGGGGAGAGCCTCCGCGGGGAGTCTTTTGGCCGCTTTCCTACAAGCTCTTGCCGCGGTGGCTTCCAAGGAGCCGCAGGGGCGGCCGAAAGCCGCTGTGGAAAGGATGCGGTGGGGTCTGACGGTCGGGCTCGCGGCCCCAGTGGGGCCACAGTGGGGCCGCGGCGGGGCCGCAGCGGGGCCGCAGTGGGGCCGCGGCGGGGCCGCAGCGGGGCCGCAGTGGGGCCGCGGCGAGGTTCGCGCAAGCCCTCTTCTTGGCCCTCTTTCTTCAGGCCGATTTCTTCAGGCCTCTCGAACCGACTCCACCACGAAGCGCCGCTCGCTGCCGGGAAGGGGAATCACCCGGCCTGGGCGAAATCTCGGCGTGGGTTCTGGTCCCCGGGGCTCGGACTCCGATGCCTTCCGCCCGGCGGGTGGGGGAGGGGGGATCAGCGGCTCCG
The sequence above is drawn from the Acidobacteriota bacterium genome and encodes:
- a CDS encoding ParA family protein, which codes for MSRILAIVNQKGGVGKTTTAINLGAALGALEHRVLLVDCDPQGNATRGLGQAAQPPHLYHALIEECSPQEAIRPSGFPHLDLLPSDRNLVGVEVEFVGQDGWERRLRRLLKSVAADYDSVLLDCPPSLGHLTVNALAAADEVLVPLQCEYFALEGISELMATVQRVQGGINPELGINGILLTMYDDRTNLSKDVAEEIRSHFTDKVYRTVVPRNVRLAEAPSHGLPIFQYDIRCRGARAYLDLAQEFIHRAA